One window of Bacillus sp. (in: firmicutes) genomic DNA carries:
- a CDS encoding amino acid dehydrogenase gives MKRYCHLIIVILLFSSLSACNTDDNTEDLEEKQQVIERVKEKKQENKQKDKAKESSIEIDPLPSTYEELSKLPVGELADFRPDTSEPEKTLEAFKDLPDISS, from the coding sequence ATGAAACGATATTGTCATTTAATAATAGTTATTTTACTATTTTCTTCATTATCGGCTTGTAATACGGATGATAATACGGAGGATTTAGAGGAAAAACAACAGGTGATTGAACGAGTAAAGGAAAAGAAGCAGGAAAATAAACAGAAAGATAAAGCGAAAGAAAGTAGTATTGAAATAGACCCTCTTCCAAGTACATATGAGGAGTTATCAAAATTACCAGTCGGGGAGCTTGCTGATTTTCGCCCTGATACAAGTGAACCAGAAAAAACATTAGAGGCTTTTAAAGATTTACCTGATATTTCAAGTA